The Tachysurus vachellii isolate PV-2020 chromosome 19, HZAU_Pvac_v1, whole genome shotgun sequence genome segment CAgagcaaattaaattttttaagcacttcttaaaaaaagaaattctggtCCTGATTGTTGCAAAACATTGAATATAACTTTTAATAGACAAAATGTATAATGCTtcctttaatgctttttttttttttttttacttaaattctttctttttatgtgTGTGATATAATAAATCGAGTAAATCTGAAACCGAATGCCACCCGTTAGTGATGAGATGATGCTGTGTGCCTGGCTCACCTCTCTGAAGTCTcaccaaaaataaagaaaacagagtCTGTAAAATCTTACACGTGAACGATTTGAGGTTGTTTTCTAATTGTTTTTCATATGTCTGGTCCATCACGGTGGAACATCTCAGAAGTTCTCCAGCAAAGTGTCATTTTCTAATTAGTCTCCAGAAGCTCTTTAAATAAAACGCTTATATCAATCCAACCTTTGCAATCCAGTGATCTGAAATTTGTGCCAAAGTGATGTATCCTAAATGTCtctgaagattaaaaaaaaaaaaaaacatcaagcaAGACCTCTTTCCTTCCATGACATAATCTTCTTGCGAATTTCCTATTTCCTGCTTCAGAATCCTTATCAGGTGCTAAAATCATATGCAAATGAGAGCACACAAAATTTGCTGTAAGTGAAAATCTGTTTTGTATGACTTGCCGATTCTGTctgttcaaaacaaaaatctttgtCAGCTCATATcttgctgttactatggaaacagtcAAATGAACCAGGCATGAGTGAATAATATCTTGCACCATACACTATGTCCTGGAGATGTGTGATTTGGGGCTGTAGGATAGCTGGATGTCAAGGAGTGGAGAACTTTAGCGTTGGGTTTAAAAATATCCGCTCCCTAAGTGAAATCTATATTGCCACTTAGacctgatggtgtgtgtgtgtgtgtgtgtgtgtgtgtgtgtgtacgtgctaGCAAGGACACACAACCCTAAGATTATCAAACCACGTGGCAAGTGGAACTGACACCATCTCGTCCACCAATAGGCTCAGGAAAACCCCACACCTGATAACAGTGTTACTCAACACAGGCCTCGAACAGGGACATGCTGATAAGTGAGGAGGGAAATACAGGAAAGTAGGATTACATTAGCAATTCTGTTAGCAATAGCTCACACTGAAATCTTTACAAAAGTATTGTTTTAGTTCTCCTCAACGTGTCTCATCACAAGCTGTTGCAGCGAAAGTATTATCTGAGTATCTAAAATGATCAGACACATCAAACCGTATGTCTGAAACAGCTTTTAATTCATTATCTAATGCGCCGTTTTGAATCTGTTGGGGTTTTTGTATTCGACTCCATCTCTACCCTGTGTGGGTGGAGTTTGTTTGTTCTCCCTGTACTTCgagggggtttcctctggttcTTGCCCCACTCCAAAGACATTTCTTGTAGATGGTTGTGAGTGATTTTTCCTGTGAAAAAAACATGAGAGAATGTCTAGAATGCTCATCAATCTCACGATGCATTGTAGTAATTTGGAGTCCAGGTTATGTATTCTAAATGGTAATGAATAGACTTAACCCACATAGCTGCTTATAGGAAATGGGGATCAGTGACCAGTTTGCATACAGAGGAGCAGGTGTTAGATGTGTCGGAGATACTGTGGCATAAATTACACAACAGCACCATCCAGAGGCAATAGACAGAACTGCcaccatctctctccctctccccccctctctctctctctctttcttactctttctctgtctctctctctcttactctctctttctctatctctctttctctctcacttactttctctctctctctgtctctcttactctctctctctttctctctctctcttactctttctctgtctcgctctctttctctctcacttatattctctctctctctctctctctctctctctctctctctctctctctaactctgtctctctctgtctgtctctctctcttactctgtctctctctcttactctctctttctctctcacttactttctctctctctctctgtctgtctctctctctctctctctctctttctaactctgtctctctgtctgtctctctctcttactctgtctctctctctcttactctgtctctctctcttactctctctttctctctcacatactttctctctctgtctgtctctctctctctctctctctctctctctctctctctctctctctctctctctctctctcttactctctgtctgtctgtctgtctgtctctctctctctctctctctctctctctctctctctctctcacacacacacacacactctcttactctctctctcttactctctgtctgtctgtctgtctctctctctctctctctctctctcacacacacacacacacacacacactcttactctctctctctcactctgtctgtctgtctctctctctcacacacacacacacacacacactctctctctctctctctatctctctctctcttactctctctctctctgtctctctctctctctctctctctctctctcacacacacacacacactcttactctctctctcttactctctctctctgtctctctctctctctctctctctctctctctctctctctctctatctatctctatctctctctgtgtgtcctgGTGTACATTGTTACtattaaaatgctaatatattagTACTAgagtattaatataaacatgtgatcTGCCTCGTAGCTCAAACTAAATCAgacctgctgttatagaaaactaagCAAGCCCTTCTGACCAGATGGCAAGAGTCTGGCAAGAAGAGGCTGAAAATGGTGATGTCATGAAAAGAGGGCTCGGTTACTATCTTCTCAGCATGTTCCCTTATCCTGAAGGGTTTCCTTCAGAGCAGGAACTAAAGAACCTTTAAgggttaactttttttttcatccctaATAGAAATAAGCGACACTATAAAACTCTGGGTTTGAACCTTTAGCCAGCACAAATGCATCTGTATGATTCTCTGGGCTATAAATGACTCGGTTCAGTAATGAATCAAATCAGTAGAGTTGTAATGAATAGTCTCGGAGAACATTTGTCATCAACATCTGGATGAATTACAGCCCCGGACGTGTTTGTGCAGATGATTTTGGACACGTTGTTGTCTCTAAGAGCGCTCTCGGTTTTAACAACTCAGCTCGGAATGAATGCGTCTGAGGGATTTGGGGTCCTCAACTTGACTCGAGAACATCTGGACGGCGCGAGAGGCTGCTGCAACTTCACATCTGCCGCCGCGTCTGTCGGCACCGGCACCGGAGACGCGTTCATGCACGAGCGCGAGCAGTTCGTGGCTCGGCTCGTGCAGATCGCCGTGCTTTGCGTGCTCTCACTCACCGTCGTCTTTGGCGTCTTCTTCCTCGGCTGCAATCTACTTATCAAGTCCGAGAGCATGATGAACTTACTGGCGGAGGAACGCAGACCGTCAAAAGACACGGAGCTCATCACGGCCGCGTGACGGTCGGTGTTTAGGGGAACGGGGTGAACCGGCGCTCGTGCGCTCACCCCAGACATGTCATTTAAATATTGTGATACttctgacttttttctttcttttttctttttatttatttatttatttatttatttatttatttatttatttatttaaacctgaACCTTGcacatttaactttattttaatccTGCAAAATAAAGCATGctgaaataaatgtgattttattgtattttaatatttcctTGTGTATTTTAACATAGcactatattttaatataaacgcAGTGGTTTATTATAGACTTAAAGAAACTCATGGATTATTTTTCcctttgattaaaaatgtaaagtctTGCGATTGTGGCATGACTGTAAAATTGTGAGgtgggaaaagaaataaatataaatatggcagaaccttttttttcttgcttttctatatattctatttattctgtgtgtgtttgcaaaatgtaatgtgaaaaataacaaaagtaatctggatatgcatgcatgtattGGGGACAAATTGTGATTTGTATGTTGCTTCAGATTGAGCTTATTTATGGTGCAGTTATGCAGGAAATAATCacaaaatctggcaaccctgcagTACAAAAATGTAAAGCTTAGAAATCATGCATTTATCTGAATTTCCATAGCATTCCAACTCTATGATACACGTTTCAAGTGTGCAGGAGGAAACATGACCAGGGTTtagatttacttatttactctAGACGTCCCGTATAGCACGGTGCCAGGAACCGATGAGAGTACCAAGAAGCAttatcttttcattttcatccaaTATTAAAACTTTTGTTTGACCtgtaagaaaaacaataagtgtaaataaataataaatataaatttgtgtACATGTCTTAAATTTGGAGGTCagttcttcccatagtgcatccaggtgccatctcttccccaggTAAGTGATACGTTAACCTGGCctccacattcattcattcattcattttctaccgcttatccgaactacctcgggtcacggggagcctgtgcctatctcaggcgtcattgggcatcaaggcaggatacaccctggacggagtgccaacccattggcctccacatgatgtaaaaaaacGTGACTCATCAGACCAGTCCTCCTTCTTCTGTTGCTCCATGATCCAGTTCTGACTAGCCTTCGCTTCCCATGCGTATCAGTGCACGTGACCCTGTCGATGGTTCAGCAGTTCTCCTTACTTGGAGCACTTTTAGAAGATACTGACCCCTGCATACTAGGAAGAACTGGGCTTTCCCATTTCTCCTGCCACCGACACATCTACTGAGAATTGACTGTCTCTTGCTGCCTGATATATCTTATCCTTTGTTACCGTTGTAAAGATAATCGAAGTTATTCCCCTCACTTGTCACtgttatggctgatcggtgTAAATGGGTTAAAAGTATGATGTCATTctttatatataagtataaaaatgtattcatttgcaaattgttttgaaaaaaaaaataaaactggtgCACTCTAGTGAGAAATACAAACACCAACCAACACTACCAACTAATGACAAAATGACAGAACCAAGTGACTGACACTTTTGAACCAAGAGCTATTTGCATgatagcttttttatttatttattgtgacaTCACTAAAAGGTTACAAAAAGAAAGGGGGGGTATTAATTTTAGGAGGAGGGGGATCCGCACATCAGTTTTGTGCAATAGACTAAGCATGATAAGCCACTGTTGGTCATGTGacatgttaaaaaagaaaatcagtgaGTAAAACAGATGGTGGTGGAGATATATGTAATGAAAGACAAAGTAATCCAAATTAGAGATTAGAATTACATGTGATAACACTGACCTAAATCCTGGTCCAGACAAGACATAAACACTCTGAGAAACAAGCTACAAACATATGGATGATTATCGCGATCACAATCACACAGCCTTCTTTATTTTGTAGTACGTGCAAAACTTGAAAGGTCTGCAGCCTTGTATCCTGAGCTCACTGTGAGGCTACTGTATTACGCCAAAGGCTGGGTTTGAATGGCTCAGCTGAGAGGTCTAGCTACTCGTATCTGTGTAAATCAGCTGGATAAATGTCAGCATTGATATAAAAGCCTCCTTTCCTGGAAGAAACACGTTTTGTGGAGGAAAAAGTAATCGAGATGAAGAGTGGAAAGAAAGCAAAGCTAGTGGGAGAGCTGTGCCACAGAGTACACCCTCCCCACCGAGGGGCTCCGAACGACCGGAGCAACGACGACTTCGCTTCTGAAGAAAGACGGACAGAGGAACAGAAAGGCTGGAGGAAAAGGTCACTCCTGGTGGTCGGAGCTGTCAAGCAGCGACACGGTGCTGAGGACTGATGTGGTATTAGGAGCTGACAGAGCCACAGAAAGGCACCGGAACAGAGGAAATGTCAGGGCTGAgagtacaaaaacaaacacatgcgtACATAAATGCTAGCATGACAGTGAAGATtaaagaaaggagaagaaaactCAGTGAGACGTCGCTGTCCAAACAGAAGTCACCCTATTAACAGATAAAGTATTTACACTTTaacacaggaaataaaatacaaacaaacatgttaTTTGTTATATGGATAGGATACGATCATAATATATGGATAAAAGCATTTTGGTTATCATTATTACCAACAAATCTTCCTCTGGATATCATGGGTCTTGTAAATGAAACTGGGAAAGCAGTCAGAAATGTTTTACGATTAGAAATCTTCTACAATGCAGTGACATGTGAGTGTTTTTAATTCCCTCAGTCTGGGATTGCCAAAGTGTTGTCAGGACTCTACAGGGGTTTGTGCTGTACATCCAGAGCAACAGGGATTTATTTTCTTGTTAGATTGTTTGCCATGTGGTCATAAAAGAAATGACCAGCAATTACACAGTTGTTATTTAATTCAGTGGAACCTTTTAAATCCAGTGACAGAAAAAGATTCCAGGTCAGTAAACTCAAAAGAAGAGAATAATCTAATGCcttataaataatatcataaAAGTTGCTCCTTTTACAATCTCACAATCTAACtaagtgcaggacaaaagacaaaaagacagaaagacagtgcaggacaaaagacagtgcaggacaaaagacagtgcaggacaaaagacaaaaagacagaaagactctgcaggacaaaagacaaaaagacagaaagacaatgcaggacaaaagacagtgcaggacaaaaaacagtgcagaacaaaagacagaaagacagaaagactctgcaggacaaaagacaaaaaagacagaaagatggtgcaggacaaaaggcaaaaaaagacagaaagacagtgcaggacaaaagacagtgcaggacaaaagacaaaaagacagaaagactctgcaggacaaaagacaaaaaagacagaaagacaatgcaggacaaaagacagtgcaggacaaaagacagtgcaggacaaaagacagtgcaggacaaaagacaaaaagacagaaagactctgcaggacaaaagacagaaagacagaaagacaatgcaggacaaaagacagtgcaggacaaaagacagaaagacagaaagactctgcaggacaaaagacaaaaagacagaaagactctgcaggacaaaagacaaaaagacagaaagactctgcaggacaaaagacaaaaaagacagaaagacaatgcaggacaaaagacagtgcaggacaaaagacagaaagacagaaagactctgcaggacaaaatacaaaaagacagaaagacagtgcaggacaagacaaaaagacagtgcaggacaaaagacaaaatacagtgcaagacaaaagacagtgcaggacacaatacagtgcaggacaaaagacaaaagacagtgcaggacaaaagacagtccAGAACAagaaatacaagacaatacacaaaagacaatacacaaaagcagcactgaccagtgtaaatactgttaatactgtatgttcaacaatattacgtgtgcagaaatactggaatgaacacattagtattatagcagcagttacatgagataatgtaaagttttgtgcaaaacagcaatcaactgaaatgtgagacaacatgtgcaaagagcaaaacagtgtgcaaaaacagcatgtaaacagtttgatggatgtatattggaagtgtgtgtatttagtgtaggttatgtgcgtgtgtgcgtgtgtgtgtgcacgtgtgtgtgaatattctTTACTTCCTCTCTATCCCTCTGTCGATCCTTATTACcttcttcctttcctccttcGCTTCTTCCCTCTTTCCCTCCTTCGTTCATTCCCTTCTTTTCTCATGTCCTCATTCTATCCTTCATTCTATTTTCCCCGCTTTTCTTCCacccttccctccttccttccaaCCATCACTCCTTGCTTCTCTCCTTTACTCCGTCCCTCCTTAATTGCAAACTCTTTGGAGATTACAAAATCTCCATGGACACTAATCAATAATAATTGATGTGTGATGATTCCAAATCATCAGATCATTACACCGTTCGTATTTAAAAGCTGATCGTGATTGCTGTGATCATAGCTTGTCATAGCTGGTTATAGATGGTCATAATAGGAAGTTACTAATTTCCTAATCTAAAAGAAGTAGAGAATTTCCTGTAAACGTGATGCAAACTCAACATTGGGTTTGAAAGATCAAAGTTTCGAAAGTTCTGACAATTACATATGAGTAGTATTATAGTCacattatatgtataaatatttataagttcattcattcattttctaccgcttatcagaactacctcgggtcatggggagcttgtgcctatctcaggcgtcatcgggcatcaaggcaggatacaccctggatggagtgccaacccatcgcagggcacacacacactcacacactagggacaattttacagagatgccaatcaaactaccatgcatgtctttggaccgggggaggaaaccggagtacccggaggaaacccccgaggcacggggagaacatgcaaactccacacacacaaggtggaggcagaaatcgaacccccaaccctggaggtgtgaggcgaacgtgctaaccactaagccaccgtgtacCC includes the following:
- the rprm3 gene encoding reprimo, TP53 dependent G2 arrest mediator homolog 3, whose protein sequence is MNASEGFGVLNLTREHLDGARGCCNFTSAAASVGTGTGDAFMHEREQFVARLVQIAVLCVLSLTVVFGVFFLGCNLLIKSESMMNLLAEERRPSKDTELITAA